In Nitrosophilus alvini, the following are encoded in one genomic region:
- the flgK gene encoding flagellar hook-associated protein FlgK — translation MSLFSSLSIGSQALLSFKRGIDITNKNMTNVYTEGYSRVNPVFENVVSGGVYLNRAERIFDNSLFTRTININQQYTGNTAYQDILDQIEFNFNDIQGSGFGTALDEFFNSMNDVIVNPDNLAARQSVISEAKTLVGRIRTSYESLQDTKENTNLLIKDKVQKINELTSKIAKINEGIRAFNADEAKVNEYMDERDRALKELSSLIDTKITFQNDGTVNVSTAKGFDLVLFDKPHTLQFEIDTNADPVIKWEGINITSELGNGEIGGLIKGIDFLNRTMQTLNTFTEEFATAINSQHNSGFDLNGNAGQDMFNFTPGSAASDIEIAFEDPKLIAAASDPAYTNSDNTNIKALLAIKEQNFAALDGLTLNEFYNSKIVAPIGFESSHNQNTLTDNKFLLEAAEQKLQEKSGVNLDEELIKLTQLQRSYEASARIITVTDELLQTVMNMI, via the coding sequence ATGTCTCTGTTTTCTTCGCTTTCAATAGGTTCTCAAGCGCTTCTTTCTTTCAAACGCGGGATTGATATTACAAATAAAAATATGACGAACGTTTATACGGAAGGATATAGCAGAGTAAATCCGGTATTTGAAAATGTTGTCAGCGGCGGAGTCTACCTTAATAGAGCCGAAAGAATTTTTGACAACTCTCTTTTTACCCGAACGATAAACATAAATCAGCAATATACAGGTAATACTGCATACCAGGATATTTTGGATCAGATAGAATTCAACTTTAACGATATTCAGGGCAGCGGCTTTGGTACGGCATTGGATGAATTTTTCAACTCGATGAATGATGTAATAGTAAATCCTGACAACTTAGCAGCCAGGCAAAGTGTTATATCAGAGGCCAAAACACTTGTAGGCAGAATAAGAACCAGTTATGAAAGCCTACAGGATACCAAAGAAAACACAAACCTGCTCATTAAAGACAAAGTCCAAAAAATAAATGAACTGACTTCAAAAATTGCAAAAATCAATGAAGGAATAAGAGCATTTAATGCTGATGAAGCAAAAGTAAACGAATATATGGACGAGCGCGACAGAGCTTTGAAAGAGCTCAGTTCCTTAATAGACACGAAAATAACTTTTCAAAATGACGGAACAGTTAACGTTTCTACTGCAAAAGGTTTTGATCTAGTTCTTTTTGACAAACCACATACTCTGCAGTTTGAAATAGACACAAATGCCGATCCGGTAATAAAATGGGAGGGGATAAATATAACTTCCGAACTTGGCAACGGAGAAATAGGCGGACTTATAAAAGGTATCGATTTTCTGAACCGTACAATGCAGACCTTGAACACATTTACAGAAGAGTTCGCAACTGCAATCAACTCTCAGCACAACAGCGGATTTGATCTAAACGGTAATGCTGGGCAGGATATGTTCAACTTTACTCCCGGCAGTGCTGCTTCAGACATAGAGATAGCTTTTGAAGACCCAAAACTTATAGCGGCAGCAAGTGATCCTGCATACACCAATTCAGACAATACAAATATAAAAGCTCTTCTTGCAATAAAAGAGCAAAATTTTGCGGCATTGGATGGACTGACTTTAAATGAGTTTTACAATTCAAAAATAGTAGCACCCATCGGTTTTGAATCATCTCACAATCAAAATACCCTTACAGACAATAAATTTCTGCTTGAAGCGGCTGAACAGAAACTTCAGGAAAAAAGTGGTGTAAATCTAGATGAAGAGCTGATAAAACTGACTCAACTGCAGCGTTCATATGAAGCAAGTGCCAGAATCATAACCGTAACAGACGAACTTTTGCAAACAGTAATGAATATGATATAG
- a CDS encoding flagellin: MRVPEISLFNTFTKYDQIRQKEIEKYTQQLSSGKKILKPSDSTVDLAASLRFKSLQNDLEGYAKNMDYVQNTQSVAEGSLNSISETAQEARVEIVRLLNTGVLDQEDAAIVDEYLQSLKDYIINQANIKIGDSALFGGVKSQVDPFTADGTYQGETVETTVPVSKGVELNSTFRGDKYLGVNENTGKIAIVEVLDKISEIINSGDLTRLHNPGEVNVTINGKSADTILDAFDLGLNAIMQHRSLIGSQGKTLEDLRTQNESLNVNFSELISKLEDADYTEAITNLEKAKTAYEATMASFAQNKDLSLLKYFK, from the coding sequence ATGAGAGTACCTGAAATATCTCTTTTTAACACCTTTACAAAGTATGACCAGATTAGACAAAAAGAGATAGAAAAGTATACACAGCAACTATCTTCAGGCAAAAAAATATTGAAACCTTCTGACAGCACAGTTGATCTTGCTGCAAGTCTTCGCTTTAAATCCCTTCAAAACGACCTTGAAGGTTATGCAAAAAATATGGATTATGTACAAAATACACAAAGTGTTGCCGAAGGCTCTTTGAATAGCATTTCCGAAACAGCACAAGAAGCCCGCGTAGAGATAGTCAGGCTTCTTAATACTGGTGTTCTGGATCAGGAGGATGCCGCAATAGTTGATGAATATCTCCAGTCTCTTAAAGACTATATAATAAATCAGGCAAATATTAAAATTGGCGATAGCGCACTTTTCGGCGGAGTCAAGTCCCAGGTTGATCCTTTTACGGCCGACGGAACATATCAGGGAGAGACAGTTGAAACTACGGTTCCGGTTTCAAAAGGAGTTGAATTAAATTCAACATTTAGAGGTGATAAATATCTTGGTGTAAATGAAAATACAGGGAAAATTGCGATAGTTGAAGTTCTTGACAAAATAAGCGAAATTATCAATTCAGGAGATTTGACAAGATTGCACAATCCAGGAGAGGTAAATGTAACAATAAACGGAAAAAGCGCCGATACAATTCTTGATGCTTTCGATCTGGGTCTGAACGCAATTATGCAGCACAGATCACTGATAGGTTCCCAGGGGAAAACCCTTGAAGATTTAAGAACCCAAAACGAAAGCCTTAACGTAAATTTCTCTGAACTTATATCTAAACTGGAAGATGCAGACTATACGGAAGCCATAACAAATCTTGAAAAAGCAAAAACCGCATATGAAGCAACAATGGCATCATTTGCACAGAATAAAGATCTCTCTCTTTTAAAATATTTCAAATAA
- the fliS gene encoding flagellar export chaperone FliS — protein sequence MTNPYDVYVKSSVETASPLKQVILLYEKAILTLKETKEDIKKNDLRSKIEHISKVTDIINALDSSLDFEKGGEIAKNLHNLYDFIDRSLVTVHAKNDIKLIDDLIEILENLKEGWEGIESKI from the coding sequence ATGACAAATCCTTATGACGTATATGTAAAAAGCAGTGTGGAGACAGCTTCACCTCTGAAACAGGTAATTCTTCTTTATGAGAAAGCTATTTTGACTTTAAAAGAGACAAAAGAGGATATAAAAAAGAACGATCTTAGATCTAAAATTGAACATATTTCGAAAGTGACAGATATTATTAATGCTCTTGACTCTTCTCTTGATTTTGAAAAAGGCGGTGAAATAGCAAAAAATCTCCATAATCTTTATGATTTTATCGATAGATCTTTGGTAACTGTACATGCCAAAAACGATATTAAACTTATTGACGATCTTATAGAAATCCTTGAAAATCTCAAAGAGGGTTGGGAGGGGATAGAATCGAAAATATAA